The following are encoded in a window of Natranaerovirga pectinivora genomic DNA:
- a CDS encoding ABC transporter ATP-binding protein: MPINTFREDETTKEVIKIHTIKRLFRYMINYKKEVISVLLLMSIIVSVNIINPILIKIAIDNYIAFDNYNGLIRIGILAIIINLISMVCIKRRIIIMSKVSNEILLTIRQELYTHIQKLAFNFFDSRPVGKILARIIGDVNSLKDILNNSVITLIPDFITIIAVAIIMLLMNFRLALAALSMLPFLIFIMNYIQIKAHKRWQDFRNKNSNMNAFTHEDFSGMRVVQSFAAEGQTSDTFEKLLQEHKKSFISAFKLSNIFWPIVEVSWGVGTVLVFYFGVRLLGTGTITVGLLVAFTSYISMFWHPIMNLSNFYNQLITNLAGAERIFEIMDIEPDIKDVDEAKEMEQISGKVQFKKVSFEYEKNIKVLDDVSFTIEPGEAIALVGPTGAGKTTIINLISRFYDIQKGDILIDDVNIKEVTIESLRSQMGIMTQDTVLFSGTIKDNIRYGKLDATDEEIIQAAKSVYAHEFIENLEQGYDTEINERGVRLSVGQRQLIAFARTIISNPRILILDEATSSIDTKTERLVQKGIEALLEGRTSFVIAHRLSTIQKANRIFVVADGKIIEEGTHRKLLEIKGLYYNLYKAQV; the protein is encoded by the coding sequence ATGCCAATAAATACATTTAGAGAAGATGAAACAACAAAAGAGGTTATAAAGATTCATACAATCAAAAGACTCTTTAGATATATGATTAACTATAAAAAAGAAGTTATTTCCGTTCTTTTATTAATGAGCATTATTGTAAGTGTTAATATTATAAATCCTATATTAATCAAAATTGCTATTGATAATTATATAGCCTTTGATAACTATAATGGCTTAATTAGAATTGGGATCTTAGCCATAATAATTAACCTTATAAGTATGGTGTGTATTAAAAGAAGAATTATTATTATGTCCAAGGTATCCAATGAAATATTGTTAACAATAAGGCAAGAGCTCTATACTCATATACAAAAATTGGCATTTAACTTTTTTGATAGCAGACCAGTGGGTAAAATCTTAGCAAGGATAATAGGAGATGTTAACTCACTAAAAGACATATTAAATAATAGTGTCATCACCCTTATTCCAGATTTTATAACAATCATTGCTGTTGCAATCATAATGTTGCTAATGAATTTTAGATTGGCATTAGCCGCATTATCCATGTTGCCATTTTTGATATTTATAATGAACTATATACAAATTAAAGCCCATAAAAGATGGCAAGATTTTAGAAATAAGAACTCTAATATGAATGCATTTACCCATGAAGATTTTTCTGGGATGAGAGTTGTACAAAGTTTTGCTGCTGAAGGACAAACCAGTGATACATTTGAAAAATTATTACAAGAACATAAAAAATCTTTTATAAGTGCCTTTAAACTAAGCAATATATTTTGGCCCATCGTTGAAGTGTCTTGGGGTGTAGGTACTGTTCTTGTTTTTTACTTTGGGGTTAGATTATTAGGAACAGGTACGATTACAGTAGGTTTATTAGTTGCATTTACCAGTTATATATCAATGTTTTGGCATCCTATTATGAATTTAAGTAATTTTTACAATCAATTAATTACAAATCTAGCAGGAGCAGAAAGAATTTTTGAAATAATGGATATTGAACCAGATATTAAAGATGTAGATGAGGCTAAAGAAATGGAGCAAATATCCGGAAAAGTACAATTTAAAAAGGTTTCTTTTGAGTATGAAAAAAACATTAAAGTACTAGATGATGTTAGTTTCACAATAGAGCCGGGGGAAGCAATTGCATTAGTAGGTCCAACGGGAGCGGGAAAGACAACGATTATCAATCTAATCAGTCGATTTTATGATATTCAAAAAGGAGATATCTTAATAGATGATGTTAATATAAAAGAGGTTACAATTGAGAGTTTAAGAAGTCAAATGGGCATTATGACACAAGATACAGTATTGTTTTCAGGTACAATTAAAGATAATATTCGCTATGGAAAATTAGATGCCACAGATGAAGAAATTATTCAAGCGGCAAAATCTGTATATGCCCACGAATTTATAGAGAATTTAGAACAAGGTTACGATACAGAAATAAATGAAAGAGGTGTTAGACTTTCTGTAGGCCAAAGACAATTAATTGCCTTTGCCAGAACCATTATATCCAATCCTAGAATTTTGATTCTGGATGAAGCAACTTCAAGCATTGATACAAAAACAGAGCGACTTGTGCAAAAAGGCATAGAGGCATTATTAGAAGGCAGAACTTCTTTTGTTATTGCCCATAGGTTATCCACCATACAAAAGGCAAATAGAATCTTTGTGGTTGCAGATGGAAAAATAATTGAAGAAGGTACTCACAGAAAGTTATTAGAGATAAAAGGGTTATATTATAATTTATATAAAGCTCAAGTTTAA
- the asnS gene encoding asparagine--tRNA ligase, producing MTIIKVKELYRNKANFINKKIEVAGWIRSVRGSKTFGFLVINDGSFFENLQIVYDDSINNFEEVSKLSVGTAIIISGTLVETPNAKQPFEVKAENIHIEGKSSPDYPLQKKRHSFEYLRTIAHLRPRTNTFSAVFRVRSLIAYAIHQFFMERNFVYVHTPIITGSDCEGAGEMFRVTTLDIEGDKKVDKSKDFFGKETNLTVSGQLNVETYAMAFGNVYTFGPTFRAENSNTTRHAAEFWMIEPEIAFADLEDDMILAEEMLKYIINFVLENAPEEMKFFNDFVDKGLLDRLNNVVNSEFKKITYTKAIEILQENNDNFDYKAEWGNDLQTEHERYLTENVFKCPVFVTDYPKDIKAFYMRLNDDGKTVAAMDLLVPGVGEIIGGSQREERYNILVQRMKDCSLNEEDYWWYLDLRKYGGTRHAGFGLGFERAIMYITGMSNIRDVIAFPRTVNNLEF from the coding sequence ATGACAATAATAAAAGTCAAAGAATTATATAGAAATAAAGCAAATTTTATAAATAAAAAAATAGAAGTAGCTGGCTGGATAAGAAGTGTAAGAGGATCTAAAACATTTGGATTTCTAGTCATCAATGATGGTTCATTTTTTGAAAACCTTCAAATTGTTTACGATGATTCTATTAATAATTTTGAAGAAGTATCAAAGCTTTCTGTAGGGACTGCCATTATTATTTCTGGAACTCTTGTAGAAACACCAAATGCCAAACAACCTTTTGAAGTGAAAGCAGAAAATATTCATATTGAAGGTAAATCATCACCAGATTATCCTTTGCAGAAAAAAAGGCATAGTTTTGAATATTTAAGAACGATTGCTCATTTAAGACCAAGAACAAATACATTTTCTGCAGTTTTTAGAGTAAGGTCTTTAATAGCATATGCCATACATCAATTTTTTATGGAGAGAAATTTCGTATATGTTCATACACCAATCATCACAGGAAGTGATTGTGAAGGCGCAGGAGAAATGTTTCGAGTAACTACTTTAGACATAGAGGGTGATAAGAAAGTAGATAAGTCAAAAGATTTCTTCGGTAAAGAAACCAATTTAACAGTAAGTGGTCAATTAAATGTAGAAACTTACGCTATGGCTTTTGGAAATGTTTATACATTTGGACCAACCTTTAGAGCGGAGAACTCTAATACCACAAGACATGCTGCTGAGTTTTGGATGATTGAGCCTGAAATTGCATTTGCAGATTTAGAAGATGATATGATATTAGCTGAAGAAATGCTAAAATATATTATCAATTTTGTGTTAGAAAATGCCCCTGAAGAAATGAAATTTTTTAATGATTTTGTAGATAAAGGGTTATTGGATAGATTAAATAATGTGGTTAACTCAGAGTTTAAGAAGATAACGTATACTAAAGCCATAGAAATACTTCAAGAAAACAATGATAACTTTGATTACAAGGCAGAATGGGGAAATGATTTACAAACAGAACATGAAAGATATTTAACAGAAAATGTTTTCAAATGCCCAGTATTCGTAACAGATTACCCAAAAGATATAAAAGCATTTTACATGAGGTTAAATGATGATGGAAAAACTGTTGCAGCTATGGATCTTTTGGTACCTGGGGTTGGAGAAATTATTGGTGGCAGTCAAAGAGAAGAGCGATATAATATTTTAGTTCAAAGGATGAAAGATTGTAGTCTAAATGAAGAAGATTATTGGTGGTATTTAGATTTAAGAAAATATGGTGGCACACGTCATGCTGGTTTTGGACTTGGATTTGAAAGAGCAATTATGTATATAACAGGTATGAGTAATATAAGAGATGTTATAGCCTTTCCGAGAACAGTTAATAATTTGGAATTTTAA
- a CDS encoding S-layer homology domain-containing protein, producing MKNKKIGLIILVIMVICSTVNVFASNRVIYKFDPISDNSGNLTLEWRDNTVNVPIQITGYVVLDKNNIEVRYSTGSNIENRNSTFIISNIIEFPLKIRLVENQNNKEQLIDLPNSKDVANHILHLYDRGVISGYPDNTFRPNQYVTREEFATMIVNAGNYTINENASSPFSDVKHTDWSRRFIVTLASRGILSGRGNGIFSPKEHITIGEVIAVIDRTFTITNKQPIFENPTGNHFTITQGNYTSLIRQGVIRREDKFSYPYTPDKKATREECAVLISRVLEQNYKTK from the coding sequence ATGAAAAATAAAAAGATTGGCTTAATAATTCTAGTCATAATGGTAATATGCAGTACCGTAAATGTATTTGCTTCAAATCGTGTTATTTATAAATTTGATCCAATAAGCGATAATAGTGGCAACCTAACACTTGAGTGGAGAGATAACACGGTTAATGTACCAATACAAATAACAGGATATGTTGTTTTAGATAAAAATAATATTGAAGTAAGATACAGTACTGGAAGTAATATAGAGAATCGTAATAGTACTTTTATTATAAGCAACATTATCGAATTTCCCCTAAAAATTAGGTTAGTGGAGAATCAGAACAACAAAGAACAATTAATTGACTTACCTAATAGTAAGGATGTTGCCAATCATATTCTTCATTTATATGATAGGGGTGTTATTTCTGGTTATCCAGACAACACTTTTAGACCCAATCAATATGTGACAAGAGAAGAATTTGCTACAATGATTGTAAATGCAGGAAATTACACAATCAATGAAAATGCCTCCTCACCCTTTAGTGACGTAAAACATACGGATTGGTCTAGAAGATTTATTGTTACATTAGCAAGTAGAGGGATATTATCAGGAAGAGGTAATGGCATTTTTTCACCTAAAGAACATATTACCATTGGAGAAGTGATAGCTGTGATTGATAGGACATTTACAATAACGAACAAACAGCCTATATTTGAAAACCCAACAGGCAATCATTTTACAATAACTCAAGGAAATTATACCTCTCTTATTAGGCAAGGGGTAATCAGGAGAGAAGATAAGTTTTCTTATCCATATACACCCGATAAAAAGGCAACAAGAGAAGAATGTGCTGTATTAATTTCAAGAGTATTAGAACAAAATTATAAGACAAAATAA
- a CDS encoding YwmB family TATA-box binding protein, which translates to MTKRQIIYIAFIVVLVVAYQYSGHFFINGEKELIQAFNNTEFNIKESQLSTSGLYNRTYMSQDKKIELLNEIAGKLSLEPEFEYGIIEEGAFQEIKLIKKSRNATTNIKLVTLEKTISSNVKEAENYLIIDIKLYNNINSLTYFKNLTEELLKDYEVDAQVTIHITGERQGRVSILEKEEITRELFRYISAKEREQFITNDIYSIYGHTPIIKEYIVSNNKKINVDIAITYNEVEDTTYLYLATPLITIPY; encoded by the coding sequence ATGACTAAAAGACAAATTATCTACATTGCTTTCATTGTGGTTTTAGTTGTAGCATATCAGTATTCTGGACATTTTTTTATAAATGGAGAAAAAGAATTAATTCAAGCCTTTAATAATACAGAATTTAATATAAAAGAGAGTCAATTAAGCACATCAGGCTTATACAATAGGACTTATATGAGTCAAGATAAAAAGATAGAATTACTAAATGAAATTGCAGGAAAGTTATCATTAGAACCTGAATTTGAATATGGCATAATAGAAGAAGGGGCTTTTCAAGAAATAAAACTGATAAAAAAATCAAGAAATGCTACAACGAATATTAAACTAGTAACTCTTGAAAAAACCATTTCATCAAATGTAAAAGAAGCTGAAAATTACTTGATAATCGATATTAAACTGTATAATAATATTAATAGCTTAACTTATTTTAAAAATTTAACAGAAGAATTATTAAAAGACTATGAGGTGGATGCACAAGTAACAATTCACATAACTGGAGAAAGGCAAGGAAGAGTAAGTATATTAGAAAAAGAAGAAATAACAAGAGAGTTATTTAGATACATTAGTGCAAAGGAAAGAGAACAATTTATAACAAATGATATATATAGTATATATGGACATACTCCCATTATCAAAGAATATATTGTAAGCAACAATAAGAAGATCAATGTAGACATTGCAATAACATACAATGAAGTAGAAGATACCACCTATTTATATCTTGCCACACCATTAATAACCATTCCCTACTAA
- a CDS encoding QueT transporter family protein — translation MDNKARYITQAAIIAAIYVVVTIVFQAISFREIQIRISEALTILPYFTPAAIPGLFIGCLIANYLGGAMLADIILGSLATLLAAILSYSLRKNRYLVPIPPIIINAIVVGFLLKYVYGFALPLISLMILVAIGQFISCFILGLGLIYAMEKYKLYRHIT, via the coding sequence ATGGATAACAAAGCAAGATATATAACACAGGCCGCTATAATTGCTGCAATATATGTTGTTGTCACAATAGTGTTTCAAGCAATTAGTTTTAGGGAAATACAAATAAGAATATCTGAAGCATTAACCATATTACCATATTTCACACCTGCTGCTATACCAGGACTATTTATAGGCTGTCTAATAGCGAACTACTTAGGGGGTGCTATGCTTGCAGATATAATACTAGGAAGTTTGGCGACCTTATTAGCGGCAATTCTATCATACAGTTTAAGAAAAAACAGGTACCTAGTGCCAATTCCACCAATCATCATTAATGCAATAGTTGTAGGGTTTTTACTAAAATATGTGTATGGATTTGCACTGCCATTGATTTCATTAATGATTTTAGTAGCTATAGGTCAATTCATCTCTTGTTTTATACTAGGCTTAGGCTTAATTTACGCAATGGAAAAATATAAATTATATAGACATATAACATAA
- a CDS encoding aminopeptidase, with amino-acid sequence MDERIKTLAKNLVNYSLKVEKGEHVLIHHSGSATELLAKELITQVYNAGGLPFIHTSNRRLEREQMLQGTKEQFELMAKADGLLMENMDCYIGLRGDDNVSELGDVPAEKRKLYDAHYSTPVHHDIRVPNTKWVVLRYPNNAMAQLASMSLDRFEEFYFNVCNLDYSKMSKAMDSLIALMDKTDKVHIKGPNTDLTFSIKDIPNIKCAGNMNIPDGEVFTAPLKDSVNGKLSYNVPAIYQGFTYENITLEFKDGKIINATSNDTDRINQVFDTDEGARFIGEFAIGVNPFIIKPMKDTLFDEKIMGSFHFTPGNAYKEAFNGNKSAIHWDLVCIQTPEYGGGEIYFDNVLIRKDGMFVLPELECLNPENLK; translated from the coding sequence ATGGATGAAAGAATTAAAACCCTTGCTAAAAACCTTGTAAATTACTCTCTTAAAGTTGAAAAAGGAGAACATGTGTTAATCCACCATTCTGGATCAGCAACAGAGTTACTGGCCAAAGAATTGATTACTCAAGTATATAATGCAGGAGGCCTGCCATTTATTCATACATCTAATAGACGACTTGAACGGGAACAAATGTTACAAGGCACAAAAGAACAATTCGAATTAATGGCTAAAGCAGATGGCTTGTTAATGGAAAATATGGACTGTTATATTGGTTTACGTGGTGATGATAATGTATCAGAGTTAGGTGATGTGCCTGCTGAAAAAAGAAAACTTTATGATGCCCATTATTCAACTCCTGTACATCATGATATTCGTGTACCCAATACTAAGTGGGTTGTGTTAAGATATCCTAATAATGCCATGGCACAATTAGCTAGTATGAGCCTAGATCGTTTTGAGGAATTTTACTTTAATGTGTGTAATTTAGATTACTCAAAAATGTCAAAAGCAATGGATTCATTAATAGCCCTTATGGATAAAACAGATAAAGTTCATATTAAAGGACCGAATACGGATTTGACCTTTTCTATTAAAGATATCCCTAATATTAAATGTGCAGGGAATATGAATATTCCAGATGGAGAAGTCTTTACTGCTCCTTTAAAAGACTCTGTTAATGGAAAACTCAGTTATAATGTTCCTGCTATATACCAAGGCTTTACTTATGAGAATATTACCCTAGAATTTAAAGATGGTAAAATTATAAATGCAACTTCTAACGACACTGATCGAATTAATCAAGTTTTTGATACAGATGAAGGGGCTAGATTTATAGGAGAGTTTGCCATTGGTGTTAATCCATTTATCATCAAACCTATGAAAGATACTTTATTTGATGAGAAAATTATGGGAAGCTTCCATTTTACACCTGGTAATGCTTATAAAGAAGCTTTTAATGGTAACAAGTCTGCTATTCATTGGGATTTGGTTTGTATTCAAACTCCTGAATATGGTGGTGGAGAAATCTACTTTGATAATGTGTTGATTAGAAAAGATGGGATGTTTGTATTGCCTGAGTTAGAATGTTTGAATCCTGAAAATCTTAAATAA
- a CDS encoding ABC transporter ATP-binding protein, with product MNLIVRYMKKYWHYYLIGVIVLILSVGLDLFTPIITQRIIDDVIIEGQLHIFRGLITVLIAITIGRAILGYIKELVFDFAGINLVYKLRKELFDHIQSLSIDFFETRNTGELMARIKEDAEKVWFAVSFGLMLLIELSLYFILVIIIMVNISPRLALISIIITPIIGFLARKLENNIGETYEKISEENANLNTIAQENVSGMRLVKAFAREKYEIKKFLKSNHKYYNLNMEQASIYSKFFPKMQFIAELLPITVVVFGGYIVINEQLTIGTLVAFIGYMYMLIWPMKMIGWLSNVFAEAFASGKKISAILEEKPKINNVVNPLNPTIKGVIEFKNVSLTIDKTSVLKDINFKIDKGKTIGIMGETGSGKTSIINLLLRFYDSTEGSILIDGIDAKTIELYTLRKNISIVMQDGFLFSDTIEENIEFGSKGLITKEEIIETSKKAQSFEFIDKMENKFLTVIGEKGIGLSGGQKQRISITRALAKKSPILVFDDATSSLDMETENKIQKEMDKINGITKIIIAHRIASVKNADEIIILQNGKIVERGNHRELLDRRGIYYTTYKQQYEEQEELGSEELCQ from the coding sequence ATGAATTTAATAGTAAGATATATGAAAAAATATTGGCATTACTATTTAATTGGTGTGATAGTTTTAATTTTAAGCGTAGGATTAGATTTGTTTACGCCTATTATCACACAAAGAATTATAGATGATGTCATTATTGAAGGACAGCTTCACATTTTTAGAGGTTTAATTACTGTATTAATTGCCATCACTATTGGAAGGGCAATTCTTGGATATATTAAAGAATTGGTCTTTGATTTTGCAGGAATTAATCTAGTATACAAATTACGTAAAGAGCTTTTTGATCATATTCAAAGTTTATCCATTGATTTTTTTGAGACAAGAAATACAGGAGAACTAATGGCAAGAATTAAAGAAGATGCAGAAAAGGTCTGGTTTGCTGTTAGCTTTGGATTAATGTTACTCATAGAGCTGAGTTTGTATTTTATATTGGTAATTATTATTATGGTAAATATAAGCCCAAGATTGGCATTGATCAGTATAATTATTACGCCCATAATAGGTTTTTTAGCAAGAAAACTAGAAAATAACATAGGAGAAACCTATGAAAAAATAAGTGAAGAAAATGCTAACTTAAATACCATTGCTCAAGAGAATGTATCTGGTATGAGATTGGTTAAAGCATTCGCAAGAGAAAAATATGAAATTAAGAAATTCTTAAAAAGCAATCATAAATATTATAACTTAAACATGGAACAAGCCTCTATATACAGTAAGTTTTTTCCTAAAATGCAATTTATTGCAGAATTACTACCAATTACAGTAGTTGTATTTGGAGGCTATATTGTTATTAATGAGCAGTTAACAATAGGTACTTTAGTAGCCTTTATCGGATATATGTATATGTTAATTTGGCCTATGAAAATGATTGGATGGTTAAGCAATGTATTTGCTGAAGCATTTGCTTCTGGTAAAAAAATTAGTGCTATATTAGAAGAAAAACCTAAAATAAATAATGTTGTAAATCCGTTAAACCCTACAATAAAGGGCGTAATAGAGTTTAAGAATGTATCATTAACCATAGATAAAACATCGGTTTTAAAGGATATTAACTTTAAAATAGATAAAGGTAAGACCATTGGAATTATGGGGGAAACAGGTTCAGGAAAAACCTCTATCATTAATCTGCTCCTTAGATTCTACGATTCCACAGAAGGATCTATATTAATTGATGGTATAGATGCAAAAACAATAGAATTATATACACTAAGAAAAAATATATCCATAGTCATGCAAGATGGATTCTTATTTTCAGATACCATAGAAGAGAATATAGAGTTTGGTAGCAAGGGATTAATAACAAAAGAAGAGATTATTGAAACTTCAAAGAAAGCACAATCCTTTGAGTTTATTGATAAGATGGAAAACAAATTCTTAACAGTGATTGGCGAAAAAGGCATTGGATTATCAGGAGGACAAAAACAGAGAATAAGCATAACAAGGGCTTTAGCCAAAAAAAGTCCAATATTAGTATTTGATGATGCAACCTCCTCCCTTGATATGGAAACAGAAAATAAAATACAAAAAGAAATGGATAAGATTAATGGGATTACTAAAATAATAATTGCTCATAGAATAGCATCCGTTAAAAATGCAGATGAAATTATTATTTTGCAAAATGGTAAAATAGTTGAAAGAGGCAACCATAGAGAGCTTTTAGATCGTAGAGGAATTTACTACACCACATACAAACAGCAATATGAGGAACAAGAAGAATTAGGAAGTGAAGAATTATGCCAATAA